One genomic window of Xanthobacter dioxanivorans includes the following:
- the frc gene encoding formyl-CoA transferase, producing the protein MGKALEGVRILDFTHVQSGPSCTQLLAWFGADVIKVERPGEGDVTRGQLRDLGDADSLYFTMLNSNKRSITLDTKTTDGKAVLEDLVKQCDVLVENFAPGALDRMGLTWERLSSINPRLILASVKGFGPGPFEDCKVYENVAQCAGGAASTTGFRDGPPVVSAAQIGDSGTGLHLALGIVTALFQREHTGRGQKVLCAMQDAVLNLCRVKLRDQQRLAHGPLKEYSQHGEGVPFGDTVPRAGNDSGGGQPGRILRCKGWEHDPNAYIYFITQGPVWEKICDVIHEPEWKTDPGYATPAARLPHLNEIFTRIEAWTMAHTKFEAMEILNRYDIPCGPILSMKEIAEDRSLYATGTLVEVEHPARGSYLTVGNPIKLSDNHVDVERSPLLGEHTDEVLGEVLGFTPDRIDALRRSGALGTPRRMAAE; encoded by the coding sequence ATGGGCAAGGCTTTAGAGGGAGTCCGCATCCTGGACTTCACCCACGTTCAGTCCGGACCGAGCTGCACCCAGCTGCTCGCCTGGTTCGGCGCGGACGTGATCAAGGTGGAGCGGCCGGGCGAAGGCGACGTGACGCGCGGCCAGCTGCGCGACCTTGGCGACGCGGACAGCCTCTATTTCACCATGCTCAACTCCAACAAGCGGTCCATCACCCTCGACACCAAGACGACGGACGGCAAGGCCGTGCTGGAAGACCTGGTGAAGCAGTGCGACGTGCTGGTGGAGAATTTCGCCCCCGGCGCGCTGGACCGCATGGGGCTGACCTGGGAGCGTCTGTCCTCCATCAATCCGCGCCTCATCCTCGCCTCGGTGAAGGGCTTCGGCCCCGGCCCGTTCGAGGACTGCAAGGTCTATGAGAACGTCGCCCAGTGCGCCGGCGGCGCCGCCTCCACCACCGGCTTCCGCGACGGCCCGCCGGTGGTCAGCGCGGCGCAGATCGGCGACAGCGGCACCGGCCTGCACCTGGCGCTGGGCATCGTCACCGCGCTGTTCCAGCGCGAGCACACCGGGCGCGGCCAGAAGGTGCTGTGCGCCATGCAGGATGCGGTGCTCAACCTGTGCCGCGTGAAGCTGCGCGACCAGCAGCGCCTCGCCCACGGCCCGCTCAAGGAATACAGCCAGCACGGCGAGGGCGTGCCCTTCGGCGACACGGTGCCGCGCGCCGGCAACGATTCCGGCGGCGGCCAGCCCGGCCGGATCCTGCGCTGCAAGGGCTGGGAGCACGATCCCAACGCCTACATCTACTTCATCACCCAGGGCCCGGTCTGGGAGAAGATCTGCGACGTCATCCACGAGCCCGAGTGGAAGACCGATCCCGGCTATGCGACGCCGGCCGCGCGCCTGCCGCACCTCAACGAGATCTTCACCCGCATCGAGGCGTGGACCATGGCCCACACCAAGTTCGAGGCCATGGAGATCCTCAACCGCTACGACATTCCCTGCGGGCCCATCCTCTCCATGAAGGAGATCGCCGAGGACCGCTCCCTCTACGCCACCGGCACGCTGGTGGAGGTGGAGCACCCGGCGCGCGGCTCGTATCTCACCGTCGGCAACCCCATCAAGCTGTCCGACAACCATGTGGACGTGGAGCGTTCGCCGCTTCTGGGCGAGCACACCGACGAGGTGCTGGGCGAGGTGCTGGGCTTCACGCCCGACCGCATCGATGCCCTGCGCCGGTCGGGCGCGCTCGGCACGCCGCGGCGGATGGCGGCCGAATAG
- the oxc gene encoding oxalyl-CoA decarboxylase translates to MATAEKSKIEDNVVHLDPAAEPELTDGFHLVIDALKLNGIETIYGVPGIPITDLGRMAQAEGIRVISFRHEQNAGNAAAIAGFLGKKPGVCLTVSAPGFLNGLTALANATTNCFPMILISGSSEREIVDLQQGDYEEMDQLAIAKPLCKAAFRVLHAADIGIGVARAIRAAVSGRPGGVYLDLPAKLFSQVMDAEAGAKSLVKVIDPAPAQIPAPAAVDRAIDLLKGARRPLVILGKGAAYAQADEEIRAFIEKSGLPFLPMSMAKGLLEDTHPQSAGAARSTALKEADVVLLVGARLNWLLSHGKGKTWGDAPKKFIQVDIEPREMDSNVEIAAPLVGDIGSVIAALNARLDGSWQAPPAEWIENIRTKKEANIAKMAPKLLKNSVPMDFHGALGALKTVVKERPDAILVNEGANTLDLARGIIDMYRPRKRLDVGTWGVMGIGMGFAIGAAVETGKPVLAVEGDSAFGFSGMEVETICRYALPVTIVIFNNNGIYRGTDTDPTGRDPGTTVFVPGARYDKMMEAFGGVGVNVTSPDALYRAVSAAMDSGKPTLINAEIDPAAGSESGNIGSLNPQSVVKKKK, encoded by the coding sequence ATGGCAACGGCGGAAAAGAGCAAGATCGAAGACAACGTGGTGCATCTCGACCCCGCGGCCGAGCCGGAGCTCACCGACGGCTTCCACCTGGTCATCGATGCCCTGAAGCTGAACGGCATCGAGACCATCTACGGCGTGCCCGGCATCCCGATCACCGACCTCGGCCGCATGGCCCAGGCCGAGGGGATCCGCGTCATCTCCTTCCGCCACGAGCAGAATGCCGGCAACGCGGCGGCCATCGCCGGCTTCCTCGGCAAGAAGCCCGGCGTGTGCCTCACCGTCTCCGCCCCCGGCTTCCTCAACGGCCTGACGGCGCTGGCCAACGCCACCACCAACTGCTTCCCCATGATCCTCATTTCCGGCTCGTCCGAGCGCGAGATCGTCGACCTCCAGCAGGGCGACTACGAGGAGATGGACCAGCTCGCCATCGCCAAGCCCCTGTGCAAGGCCGCCTTCCGCGTGCTGCACGCGGCGGACATCGGCATCGGCGTCGCCCGCGCCATCCGTGCGGCGGTGTCGGGGCGTCCCGGCGGCGTCTATCTCGATCTGCCGGCGAAGCTCTTCTCCCAGGTGATGGACGCCGAGGCCGGTGCCAAGTCCCTCGTCAAGGTGATCGATCCCGCCCCGGCGCAGATCCCCGCGCCTGCCGCCGTGGACCGGGCCATCGACCTGCTCAAGGGCGCCAGGCGGCCCCTTGTCATCCTCGGCAAGGGCGCGGCCTATGCCCAGGCGGACGAGGAGATCCGCGCCTTCATCGAGAAGAGCGGCCTTCCCTTCCTGCCCATGAGCATGGCCAAGGGCCTGCTGGAGGATACCCATCCCCAGTCGGCCGGCGCGGCGCGCTCCACCGCGCTCAAGGAAGCCGACGTGGTGCTCCTGGTGGGCGCCCGGCTCAACTGGCTGCTCTCCCACGGCAAGGGCAAGACCTGGGGCGACGCGCCCAAGAAGTTCATCCAGGTGGACATCGAGCCCCGCGAGATGGATTCCAACGTGGAGATCGCCGCCCCGCTGGTGGGCGACATCGGCTCCGTCATCGCCGCGCTCAACGCCCGCCTTGACGGCTCCTGGCAGGCGCCGCCCGCCGAGTGGATCGAGAACATCCGCACCAAGAAGGAAGCCAACATCGCCAAGATGGCGCCGAAGCTGCTCAAGAATTCGGTGCCCATGGACTTCCACGGCGCCCTCGGCGCCCTGAAGACCGTCGTCAAGGAACGCCCCGACGCCATCCTGGTGAACGAGGGCGCCAACACCCTCGACCTCGCCCGCGGCATCATCGACATGTATCGCCCGCGCAAGCGCCTCGACGTGGGCACCTGGGGGGTGATGGGCATCGGCATGGGATTTGCCATCGGCGCGGCGGTGGAGACCGGCAAGCCGGTGCTGGCGGTGGAAGGCGACAGCGCCTTCGGCTTCTCCGGCATGGAGGTGGAGACCATCTGCCGCTACGCCCTGCCGGTCACCATCGTCATCTTCAACAACAACGGCATCTATCGCGGCACCGACACCGATCCCACGGGCCGCGATCCCGGCACCACCGTGTTCGTGCCCGGCGCCCGCTACGACAAGATGATGGAAGCCTTCGGTGGCGTCGGCGTGAACGTCACCTCGCCGGACGCGCTCTACCGCGCGGTGAGCGCGGCCATGGACAGTGGCAAGCCCACCCTGATCAATGCGGAGATCGACCCGGCCGCCGGCTCGGAGAGCGGCAATATCGGCTCGCTGAACCCGCAGAGCGTGGTGAAAAAGAAGAAGTGA
- a CDS encoding GntR family transcriptional regulator, whose product MLAYDALKRAITQMDIYGTTAEFRLDERQLSETLGVSRTPIREAMTVLEQEGFVRSVPRRGIFVVRKTKREILDLIVVWAALEAMAARLAATAASDDEIAGLNRLFKEFEAQPISAQMHEYSEANIAFHQAVIRMGGCRLIVDMTGNLFLHMRAIRAVSVRQENRFEISMREHMAIIDALEHRDPDLAERLVREHTMGLAAHVERHGVFPE is encoded by the coding sequence ATGCTGGCCTATGACGCGCTGAAGCGGGCGATCACGCAGATGGACATCTACGGGACCACCGCCGAATTCCGCCTCGACGAGCGCCAGCTGTCCGAGACGCTGGGCGTGTCGCGCACGCCCATCCGCGAGGCCATGACGGTGCTGGAGCAGGAGGGCTTCGTTCGCTCCGTGCCACGCCGGGGCATCTTCGTGGTGCGCAAGACCAAGCGCGAGATCCTCGACCTCATCGTGGTGTGGGCGGCGCTGGAGGCCATGGCCGCGCGCCTCGCGGCCACCGCCGCGTCGGACGACGAGATCGCCGGGCTGAACCGCCTCTTCAAGGAGTTCGAGGCCCAGCCCATCTCGGCCCAGATGCACGAATATTCGGAGGCGAACATCGCCTTCCACCAGGCCGTCATCCGCATGGGCGGCTGCCGGCTGATCGTGGACATGACCGGCAACCTGTTCCTGCACATGCGCGCCATCCGCGCGGTGTCGGTGCGCCAGGAGAACCGGTTCGAAATCTCCATGCGGGAACACATGGCGATCATCGACGCGCTCGAGCACAGGGACCCCGATCTCGCCGAGCGCCTGGTGCGGGAACACACCATGGGCCTTGCGGCTCATGTGGAACGACACGGTGTCTTCCCCGAATAG
- a CDS encoding tripartite tricarboxylate transporter permease produces MNIVYMFVGITLGVLIGVLPGLGGANGVAILLPLTFSMTPVSAIIMLSSIYWGALFGGAITSILFNIPGEPWSVATTFDGHPMAQKGKAGEALTGAFTGSFIGAFFAVLLITFLAPVIAKFALQFGPAEFFAVYLLTFCAFVGMGREPAAKVIAAMMLGFALAAVGIDTVTGQLRMTFGSVELLRGFDFLVAVIGLFGVGEILLTMEEGLAFKGKSAAINAKVVFETWKKLPKYWVGCLRSAIVGCWMGVTPGGATPASFMSYGLAKKFSKNGRNFGKGELEGVVMPEVAAHAAGTSALLPMLTLGIPGSPTAAVLLGGLLIWGLQPGPLLFVEQKEFVWGLIASIYLGNIAGLIVVLTTVPIFAAILRIPFSVIAPVILVICAVGAYTVHNAGLDIAVMLVFGVIGYLFKKLHYPLAPLVLALVLGDMAESSFRQAMLVSQGHLSIFWSNPLVGSIVTLALVMLVWPLIAMVMARLRPEGEKPAAAE; encoded by the coding sequence ATGAACATCGTCTACATGTTCGTCGGCATCACGCTCGGCGTCCTCATCGGCGTGCTGCCGGGGCTCGGAGGCGCCAACGGCGTCGCCATCCTCCTGCCGCTCACCTTCTCGATGACGCCGGTTTCCGCCATCATCATGCTCTCCTCCATCTATTGGGGAGCGCTGTTCGGCGGCGCCATCACCTCCATCCTGTTCAACATCCCCGGCGAGCCGTGGAGCGTGGCCACCACCTTCGACGGCCATCCCATGGCCCAGAAGGGAAAAGCCGGCGAGGCGCTGACCGGGGCCTTCACCGGCTCCTTCATCGGCGCCTTCTTCGCGGTGCTGCTCATCACCTTCCTGGCGCCGGTGATCGCCAAGTTCGCGCTGCAGTTCGGCCCGGCGGAATTCTTCGCGGTCTATCTCCTCACCTTCTGCGCCTTCGTGGGCATGGGACGGGAGCCGGCGGCGAAGGTCATCGCCGCCATGATGCTCGGCTTCGCGCTGGCGGCGGTGGGCATCGACACGGTGACCGGCCAGCTGCGCATGACCTTCGGCTCGGTGGAGCTCTTGCGCGGCTTCGACTTCCTGGTGGCGGTCATCGGCCTGTTCGGGGTGGGCGAGATCCTGCTGACCATGGAAGAGGGCCTAGCCTTCAAGGGCAAGAGCGCCGCCATCAACGCCAAGGTGGTGTTCGAGACCTGGAAGAAGCTGCCCAAATACTGGGTGGGCTGCCTGCGCTCGGCCATCGTCGGCTGCTGGATGGGCGTCACCCCCGGCGGCGCCACCCCGGCCTCTTTCATGAGCTACGGCCTCGCCAAGAAGTTCTCCAAGAACGGACGCAACTTCGGCAAGGGCGAACTCGAAGGCGTGGTGATGCCGGAAGTGGCGGCCCACGCCGCCGGCACCTCGGCGCTGCTGCCCATGCTGACGCTGGGCATCCCCGGCTCGCCCACGGCGGCGGTGCTGCTGGGCGGCCTGCTGATCTGGGGCCTCCAGCCGGGACCCCTGCTGTTCGTGGAGCAGAAGGAGTTCGTGTGGGGCCTCATCGCCTCGATCTATCTCGGCAACATCGCCGGGCTGATCGTGGTGCTGACCACGGTGCCGATCTTCGCGGCGATCCTGCGCATTCCGTTCAGCGTCATCGCGCCGGTCATCCTCGTGATCTGCGCGGTGGGCGCCTACACGGTGCACAATGCCGGGCTCGACATCGCCGTCATGCTGGTCTTCGGCGTCATCGGCTACCTGTTCAAGAAGCTGCACTACCCGCTGGCGCCGCTGGTGCTGGCCCTGGTGCTGGGCGACATGGCGGAAAGCTCCTTCCGCCAGGCCATGCTGGTGTCCCAGGGCCATCTGTCCATCTTCTGGTCCAACCCGCTGGTGGGTTCCATCGTCACCCTCGCGCTGGTGATGCTGGTGTGGCCGCTGATCGCCATGGTCATGGCGCGGCTGAGGCCCGAGGGCGAGAAGCCGGCGGCCGCCGAGTGA
- a CDS encoding tripartite tricarboxylate transporter TctB family protein — protein sequence MSSETGHSGHSETTVTNRTVDVAVALVFMALAALVMADSVRVGMSWASDGPQAGYFPFYVGLIMFVASAVTVVQALVTRHPDLGNFVDRTQLKSVMQVLVPTTAYVGLIFLVGIYLASAVFIAFFMWWLGKYSIARILPVAVGVPLALFVMFEIWFLVPLPKGPLETALGY from the coding sequence ATGAGCAGCGAAACCGGGCATTCCGGACACAGTGAGACAACCGTCACCAACCGCACCGTGGACGTGGCGGTGGCCCTCGTCTTCATGGCGCTGGCCGCGCTGGTGATGGCGGACAGCGTGCGCGTCGGCATGAGCTGGGCGTCGGACGGGCCGCAGGCGGGATACTTCCCCTTCTATGTGGGCCTGATCATGTTCGTCGCCAGCGCCGTCACGGTGGTGCAGGCGCTGGTCACGCGCCATCCCGACCTCGGCAACTTCGTCGATCGCACCCAGCTCAAGTCGGTGATGCAGGTGCTGGTGCCGACGACGGCCTATGTGGGGCTGATCTTCCTGGTGGGGATCTACCTCGCCTCCGCCGTGTTCATCGCCTTCTTCATGTGGTGGCTCGGCAAGTATTCGATCGCGCGCATCCTTCCGGTCGCGGTGGGGGTACCCCTGGCGCTGTTCGTGATGTTCGAGATCTGGTTCCTCGTGCCGCTGCCGAAGGGGCCGCTCGAGACCGCCCTCGGCTACTGA
- a CDS encoding Bug family tripartite tricarboxylate transporter substrate binding protein: MHLAIARTVRKSAAVLAVAAAMTPLGALAWEPTKTVEFIVPAGTGGGADQMARMIQGIVQKNNLMSQPLVVINKSGGAGAEGFLDVKGSNRNPHKIIISLSNLFTTPLATGVPFSWKDMTPVSMLALDEFVLWVNAKAPYDDVKGYLAALKAASGDQIFKMGGTGSKQEDQIITAAIEQKTGAKFIYVPYKGGGDVAAQLVGGHVTSSVNNPIEAVSQWRAGELKPLCVFDDKRLPYKEPIANGKSWADIPTCKEAGLDIEYLMLRGIFMPPGANKEQVDYFVELFKKVRGTPEWQEFMQKGAFNTTALTGPEYAAWLGKADTTHKDLMEKAGFVAK; encoded by the coding sequence ATGCATTTGGCAATCGCCAGAACAGTCAGGAAAAGTGCGGCTGTGCTCGCCGTGGCGGCGGCCATGACGCCGCTCGGAGCTCTCGCCTGGGAACCCACGAAGACGGTGGAGTTCATCGTTCCCGCCGGCACCGGCGGCGGCGCCGACCAGATGGCGCGCATGATCCAGGGCATCGTTCAGAAGAACAACCTGATGAGCCAGCCGCTCGTGGTCATCAACAAGTCTGGCGGCGCGGGCGCCGAAGGCTTTCTGGATGTGAAGGGATCGAACCGAAATCCCCACAAGATCATCATTTCACTGTCCAACCTCTTCACCACGCCGCTCGCCACCGGCGTGCCCTTCTCCTGGAAGGACATGACCCCGGTCAGCATGCTGGCCCTCGACGAGTTCGTGCTGTGGGTGAACGCCAAGGCGCCCTATGACGACGTGAAGGGCTATCTCGCCGCGCTGAAGGCGGCGTCGGGCGACCAGATCTTCAAGATGGGCGGAACCGGCTCCAAGCAGGAAGACCAGATCATCACCGCCGCCATCGAGCAGAAGACCGGCGCCAAGTTCATCTACGTGCCGTACAAGGGCGGCGGCGACGTAGCCGCCCAATTGGTCGGCGGGCACGTGACGTCGTCGGTGAACAACCCCATCGAGGCCGTCTCCCAGTGGCGCGCGGGTGAGCTGAAGCCGCTCTGCGTGTTCGACGACAAGCGCCTGCCCTACAAGGAGCCCATCGCCAACGGCAAGTCCTGGGCCGACATTCCCACCTGCAAGGAGGCCGGCCTCGACATCGAATACCTGATGCTGCGCGGCATCTTCATGCCGCCGGGGGCGAACAAGGAGCAGGTCGACTATTTCGTCGAGCTGTTCAAGAAGGTGCGTGGCACCCCGGAGTGGCAGGAATTCATGCAGAAGGGCGCGTTCAACACCACCGCCCTCACCGGTCCCGAATATGCCGCCTGGCTCGGCAAGGCCGACACCACCCACAAGGACCTGATGGAGAAGGCCGGCTTCGTCGCGAAGTAG
- a CDS encoding IclR family transcriptional regulator — translation MVESEVAPRRRGRPASGTASEGGSEVQSLDRAIALLRVVADADGMALAEISRRAELPVSTVHRLLTTLEKRQLVNHDQSTGLWTVGLGLFRIGAAYLRIRKLPDIGRPVIRRLLHETDETVNLAMFDAMELVVVAQAEAHAPVRAFFRLGARLPLHATAAGKAVLAAASPSFRGACLMQIRYEPFTTATHREERVLMDDVAAIADRGYAVDREEHAPGMRAVAAAILNEWREPVGAVSVSAPAVRMSDDRIQRLGRRVAAAAEQMTRLYCGADEVLPQDYAVYR, via the coding sequence ATGGTCGAGAGCGAGGTGGCGCCGCGGCGCCGGGGGCGGCCGGCCTCCGGGACCGCCTCGGAAGGGGGCAGCGAGGTCCAGTCCCTCGACCGGGCCATCGCCCTGTTGCGGGTGGTGGCGGACGCGGACGGCATGGCGCTGGCCGAGATCTCCCGCCGCGCCGAGCTGCCGGTGTCCACGGTGCACCGCCTGCTGACCACCCTGGAGAAGCGCCAGCTGGTCAATCACGACCAGTCCACTGGGCTCTGGACCGTGGGACTCGGCCTGTTCCGCATCGGCGCGGCGTACCTGCGCATCCGCAAGCTGCCCGACATCGGCCGGCCGGTGATTCGCCGCCTGCTGCACGAGACCGACGAGACCGTGAACCTCGCCATGTTCGACGCCATGGAGCTGGTGGTGGTGGCGCAGGCGGAGGCGCATGCGCCGGTGCGGGCCTTCTTCCGCCTCGGCGCCCGCCTGCCGCTCCACGCCACGGCGGCGGGCAAGGCGGTGCTGGCGGCGGCGAGCCCGTCCTTCCGCGGCGCCTGCCTGATGCAGATCCGCTACGAGCCGTTCACCACCGCCACCCACCGGGAAGAGCGCGTGCTCATGGACGACGTGGCGGCGATTGCCGACCGCGGTTACGCCGTGGACAGGGAGGAGCACGCTCCGGGAATGCGCGCGGTGGCGGCGGCGATCCTCAACGAATGGCGCGAGCCGGTGGGCGCGGTGTCGGTCTCCGCCCCGGCCGTGCGCATGAGCGACGACCGCATCCAGCGCCTCGGCCGACGGGTGGCGGCGGCGGCCGAGCAGATGACCCGGCTCTATTGCGGCGCCGACGAGGTGCTGCCCCAGGACTACGCTGTCTATCGGTGA
- a CDS encoding 2-dehydropantoate 2-reductase: MKVCIYGAGAIGGYLGVALAQAGAEVSLVARGGHLEAMQTNGVKLLIDGEERVARVRATDDPRELGPQDYVFIALKGHSVPGVVERMRPLLGDNTALVTAVNGVPYWYFYKHGGALENRTLETIDPKGRQWAAFGPERALGCIVYPATEVVAPGVIQHIYGDKFPIGEPSGEITPRVTALSQLMEKGGLRAPVMTNIRDELWLKLWGNLCFNPISALTHATLDIIAADPGTRAVARNMMLEAKAVAEKLGINFRVDVERRINGAGAVGAHKTSMLQDLERDRPMEIDPLVSVVQEMGRMLDLPTPTLDVVLALVRQRAGMAGLGDILSVPPLTAADLEAKTLEPQKKRAAQ; encoded by the coding sequence ATGAAGGTTTGCATCTACGGAGCGGGCGCCATCGGTGGATATCTCGGGGTGGCCCTCGCCCAGGCCGGGGCCGAGGTGAGCCTGGTCGCCCGCGGCGGCCATCTGGAAGCCATGCAGACCAACGGCGTGAAACTGCTCATCGACGGAGAGGAGCGGGTGGCCCGGGTGCGCGCCACCGACGACCCGCGCGAGCTTGGCCCGCAGGATTATGTCTTCATCGCCCTCAAGGGCCATTCGGTGCCGGGCGTGGTCGAGCGCATGCGCCCGCTGCTGGGCGACAACACCGCCCTCGTCACCGCCGTGAACGGCGTGCCCTACTGGTATTTCTACAAGCATGGCGGTGCGCTGGAGAACCGCACGCTGGAGACCATCGACCCCAAGGGCCGCCAATGGGCGGCGTTCGGACCCGAGCGGGCGCTGGGCTGCATCGTCTATCCCGCCACCGAGGTGGTGGCGCCGGGCGTGATCCAGCACATCTACGGCGACAAGTTCCCCATCGGCGAGCCCTCCGGCGAGATCACGCCGCGCGTCACCGCCCTCAGCCAGCTCATGGAGAAGGGCGGCCTGCGCGCGCCGGTGATGACCAACATCCGCGACGAGCTGTGGCTGAAGCTGTGGGGGAATCTGTGCTTCAACCCCATCAGCGCCCTCACCCACGCCACCCTCGACATCATCGCCGCCGACCCCGGCACCCGCGCCGTGGCGCGCAACATGATGCTGGAGGCGAAGGCCGTGGCGGAAAAGCTCGGCATCAATTTCCGGGTGGACGTGGAGCGCCGCATCAACGGCGCCGGCGCCGTGGGCGCGCACAAGACCTCCATGCTCCAGGACCTGGAGCGCGACCGGCCCATGGAGATCGACCCGCTGGTGAGCGTGGTGCAGGAGATGGGCCGCATGCTCGATTTGCCCACGCCGACCCTGGACGTGGTCCTCGCCCTGGTGCGCCAGCGTGCCGGCATGGCGGGCCTCGGCGACATCCTCAGCGTCCCTCCGCTCACCGCCGCCGACCTGGAGGCGAAGACCCTGGAGCCGCAGAAGAAGCGCGCCGCGCAGTGA
- a CDS encoding YqaA family protein: MLRKLYDWIIAYSAKPSAPWALALVSFAESSVFPVPPDVLQVPMTLARPDKAWQYAFIATVASVLGGLVGYAIGALLYESVGKFLIDLYGYGSKVDQFREAYAHYGHWVILLKGLTPIPYKLVTITSGFAQYNLFWFVVLSIITRGARFFILAALLHYFGPSAREFIEKRLGLVTLGLLAVVVLGLVAAVYFI; this comes from the coding sequence ATGCTCCGCAAGCTCTATGACTGGATCATCGCCTATTCGGCGAAGCCTTCGGCGCCGTGGGCGCTGGCCCTCGTGTCGTTCGCGGAGAGCTCGGTGTTCCCTGTGCCGCCGGATGTGCTGCAGGTGCCGATGACCCTGGCCCGGCCGGACAAGGCCTGGCAGTACGCCTTCATCGCCACCGTCGCCTCGGTGCTGGGCGGCCTCGTCGGCTACGCCATCGGCGCGCTGCTCTATGAGAGCGTGGGCAAGTTCCTCATCGACCTCTACGGCTACGGCAGCAAGGTCGACCAGTTCCGCGAGGCCTATGCCCATTACGGCCACTGGGTGATCCTGCTGAAGGGGCTCACGCCGATCCCCTACAAGCTGGTGACCATCACCTCGGGCTTCGCCCAGTACAACCTGTTCTGGTTCGTGGTGCTGTCCATCATCACCCGCGGCGCGCGCTTCTTCATCCTGGCGGCGCTGCTGCACTATTTCGGGCCGTCGGCGCGGGAATTCATCGAGAAGCGGCTGGGCCTCGTCACCCTCGGCCTTCTCGCGGTGGTGGTGCTCGGCCTCGTGGCCGCGGTCTACTTCATCTGA